The following DNA comes from Brassica oleracea var. oleracea cultivar TO1000 chromosome C5, BOL, whole genome shotgun sequence.
TATTTAAAAGAATTCTCGGTATCCGGTTTCTAGATATCTAAAGTTTTCCAGATCGAAGCTAATCAGAAACTTAAATATTCATTCAATAAATTTTTCAGATGGATATTCGAGTCCAGGCCTAATGGTTACCGACAAGACTCAAAACGTTGTACAAGATATTTTCCTTTTCTAGCAAATTGGTCGGTTCTTTGAAGTTGCAGTAAGTTTATGAGTTTGATACAGAAATGGTAAGAGATTTTTCAAAATGTAGAGATACAAAACACTCTTTGATCGACAGATTAATTATAGAGATGAAGCCATCTTCCGATAAAGTGTGTGATCTTCACCCAATTTACTTTCTAACTCACGATGAACTCGATAAAGAGTGAATCTGGGAGGTTTTCTTCTGATTGCTCAGCTCTCAAGACCGTGACAAGACTCCTTTTGAACTGCAAATTCCACAAAATCACACTCAAATACGTCCTCAGGATCACAAAGAGTATATGCTTTTAAACCGAGATATGACGTAATGAGTCTTGCATAGTCTATGATATTTATCCTATCTAAGTGTGTGCAATAGAATGTCGTGGAGGATAAGTCAAACCTGGGAATGGTCCCACCACGGCGAGGATCATTCTCCGTTGCTTGTCTTAGAGCCCTGGCAAAGGCCTTAAAGGTGGCCTCTATTATGTGATGAGAGTTTTCACCAGCAAGCTGTTGTAACAAAAACTTCTATTAAACACTGTCTTCAAAAAGTTGCCAAAACAGATTACAGAAGAACACTTCATGAAATCGTTTGCCAATGGAAAAATTTGGAAAGACAGTACCTGACGGATGTGAAGTGTCATACCGGAAGTATTCACCAACGACTGGAAAAAGTGCTCCACCAACTATAAATAGAAAGGTTTGCAAAATTTATAACTAAACATCAAACAAACCCCGAAAGAAATAACTAAAATAGAAAGATTGAAGAACCTGAGTGTCATAGTTTCCAACTCTCTGGGTTGGAATCTTCACGTTGAAACCAAGATATGGTCTACCAGACAAGTCCTGCAAAGAGGTTTTCGTTTCATCATAAGCAGCAATGAGAGAATAAACACAGATGTGCAACAGAGAACTTTCATAATATTTTATTCTACCAGGGAAACATGTATAAGTGCTTCATCAAGAGGAGCTGTGAAGTCACCAAACCGATTAATCCCTTTACGCTCACCAAGCGCCTTCAACAGAGCCTAGACACACACACAAACAAAGAACAAATACTCAGTAGTTTCATTACATAACAACCATTGCTGGCAGGTTCTAACTAGTAAATGTCACTAACTTACAGTTCCAATGGCAAGAGCTATATCTTCGTTAGTGTGATGATCATCGATATGAACATCACCAGTAGCTCTTACGTGCACATCAAATAACCCATGTGAAGCAAGTTGCTAACCAAGCAAGTGAAAAGACAAACATTACTCAAAATGGTTCAAATAATGAATCAAAACATGATCCGAAAGGATACATCTAACATATGGTCAAGGAAAGGGATTCCAGTGGAGCTATCTGCAACTCCAGTGCCATCCAAATTGATCTTCACTGACACATTAGTCTCCTTTGTTACTCTCTTAACTTCTCCAATGCGAGCTGATCGCATAAAAAGACGATTTTAAGTGAGCCAAAAAAAAAACTTGAGGATACCATCATCAGGAGTTCAATGAAGAAATGAGATTCCATCTCAAGCTGTATATAGTCTCAAAGCTGACCTGATTCGATTAAGGAAGAAGAATTAGCCTGAGAAAGGTTACTGCTTGGTGAAGAAGCGCAGGAAATAGATTGGCGAGGCTGAGACTGAGATTGAGACTCCATCCGCAAAAATCGAGGAAGCGAAGAAGAAGCGATCGACGCCTTCTGAGAGGGCGAAACCATAAATCCGAGGTTAGGTCGCACAAGCTGAGCGGAAGATTGACTAAACATGGCGGACGCAGACGACATACAGCGGAAGGAACCACAGAGAGAGAGAGAGAGCTTTGTATGCCTTTCTTGTTCGAATCCCTCAAACGACGACACTTCAGCTCCCATTCAGATTATTAGAGCATCTCAAAAAAAAAAAAACTCTATTTACAAAACTCTATATTTGAAGTTTAAAAGTGTTATTCTCCAAAATCAAAACTTCAAATTCAACTTTAAAATTATTTTTATTTTATAATATGGTCCTTATATTTCTTATAACTAATTTAAATTCATAAAACTTTTGTAAATAACTATCACATATATAAACATATTACAAAATTATTAATTAATAAAATATTATATTAAAATATAAATCTTTAAGCAAAATAACTTAATTAATATTAAACTTCAATAAAAATATCGTATTATTTCATAAAGTGATTTTCGTAATGCATATAAGATCTACTAGTGCATTTCGAAGTAAAAATAGCTCTCATCATTTTTAATTTGTAGATTAGAGATGAAAAATTGTTGAAATTAGATAATATTAATACTTGTAAATACATTAGATCAGAACAAGAAAATAAAACAAGAAACATAAAATATTGCTACAAGACTAACTTTTATCGATGATATTTATACTCATGAATATATTCAATATGAACAAGAAAGAATTGTACGAAAAGACATCATCAACAACAACAACCATCTTCAGTTACACAAACAAAAATTGGTCAATATTTGGAAATTTTGAAGGTTCCGGATAAAACTTACCTGACTATAAGTGGTGTTATAATATTTAAATTTGTGTAATAGTTAAATTTGTGTAATAGTTATGTCTTCATGTAATTTTTTAAAAGTTTTTTTGTTAAATTTCTTTTGTATATTTTTGTTGTCTAAATCTAGTTTTAAATATTTTAAATCTTATTTGAAAGCTTTACTTAATTTTATGTGTAAAACTTAGATTTTGTACACAAAACTTAAAATATTTATGAGATATAATTTATATAGGGATTAAAACAATATACAAAAAAATATTTATATGAATCATAAATGTTATGTGTAGTTGTAGGGACCAAAATGCAAATAAAAATATGAAATTTGAAATTTTGAGTAGTGGAACTTCAAATATAGAGTTTCACTCTTCAAAACTTCAAATTTGAAGTT
Coding sequences within:
- the LOC106292583 gene encoding imidazoleglycerol-phosphate dehydratase-like translates to MGAEVSSFEGFEQERHTKLSLSLCGSFRCMSSASAMFSQSSAQLVRPNLGFMVSPSQKASIASSSLPRFLRMESQSQSQPRQSISCASSPSSNLSQANSSSLIESARIGEVKRVTKETNVSVKINLDGTGVADSSTGIPFLDHMLDQLASHGLFDVHVRATGDVHIDDHHTNEDIALAIGTALLKALGERKGINRFGDFTAPLDEALIHVSLDLSGRPYLGFNVKIPTQRVGNYDTQLVEHFFQSLVNTSGMTLHIRQLAGENSHHIIEATFKAFARALRQATENDPRRGGTIPSSKGVLSRS